A portion of the Vreelandella subglaciescola genome contains these proteins:
- a CDS encoding helix-turn-helix transcriptional regulator codes for MLNAMTRAEIWLQDSLSTPLGIDALAAHLGYSTSQIRRQFSHYFGSSPGVYRDRRRLERAAVLLALGSKNIAHIGVACGYQNHSAFSRAFQRTYGETPRCYRSTVRQTLNRLPPPCDMVTRIEQKSSHYAIMRRLYQAPDTLWPLGQPDLHASDLLGMDSRYSEAAPGIALPDLLSQRIGACAETTASRRTDIGLCLVPQSEADSLPLPASYRRLHVEAQHYAIIRLQDISQLDDAVDCLVRDLLRQPVPYHISGKAPYVLWLEGYPELRIPLGP; via the coding sequence ATGTTGAATGCGATGACACGCGCCGAAATCTGGCTACAGGATTCACTCAGCACTCCGCTGGGTATTGATGCCCTTGCCGCGCATCTGGGATATTCAACGTCGCAGATCAGGCGCCAGTTCAGCCACTACTTTGGCAGCTCACCGGGTGTATATCGCGATCGGCGGCGCCTTGAACGCGCTGCCGTACTGCTTGCGCTGGGTAGCAAAAATATAGCGCACATCGGGGTCGCCTGCGGCTATCAGAATCATTCCGCGTTTTCGCGTGCTTTTCAGCGCACCTATGGCGAAACGCCCCGTTGCTATCGAAGCACTGTTCGTCAAACGCTGAACCGACTTCCGCCACCCTGTGACATGGTCACACGCATCGAACAAAAGAGTAGCCACTACGCCATCATGCGCCGTCTCTACCAGGCGCCCGATACGCTTTGGCCGCTGGGTCAACCAGACCTTCACGCGAGTGACTTGCTGGGAATGGATAGCCGGTACAGCGAAGCAGCCCCGGGCATTGCGCTGCCGGATTTGCTGTCTCAGCGCATCGGCGCATGCGCTGAGACAACCGCGTCACGACGTACCGACATCGGGCTGTGTCTGGTTCCGCAAAGCGAAGCAGACAGCTTGCCGCTACCCGCCTCATATCGCCGTTTACACGTTGAGGCACAGCACTATGCCATTATCCGCCTGCAAGATATCAGCCAGTTGGACGATGCCGTGGACTGCCTTGTGCGCGACCTGCTACGCCAACCCGTGCCTTACCATATCAGCGGCAAGGCGCCTTACGTGCTGTGGCTGGAAGGTTACCCGGAGCTGCGTATTCCGCTCGGCCCCTAG
- a CDS encoding DNA replication terminus site-binding protein, with product MPSPPDAQQLDYQLLHRLDNCFDDVLTALTQVTARFAEGSASAWTLDGTSADADWLNTALFDMWHQQGQDGRETRNYVGLIAADDELMQAVLKANAAKSAFSECLQAIKQQAPALLSESRSRLPGRHPQVEAVLERNGLARLHLKQCWRHLPVAEAPVSRVRFAWYSSGRSIKRLSVQEVEKKLLALDSEAAHVRIQLRKLAGIPSAEPLAQVQPQAPLMRANLFFTEPLEDGHTRRALNVAMPIFMPSEDGRLPHTNLPPLTPPEKRTRAKRRDEKLESEPFLPSLRVYRYR from the coding sequence ATGCCCAGCCCGCCAGACGCCCAACAACTTGACTATCAGCTACTTCACCGTCTGGATAACTGCTTTGACGATGTGCTGACCGCGCTTACCCAGGTAACCGCCCGGTTTGCCGAGGGCTCCGCCAGCGCCTGGACGCTGGATGGCACCAGCGCGGATGCTGACTGGCTGAACACGGCGCTGTTTGACATGTGGCATCAGCAGGGCCAGGACGGACGCGAAACGCGCAACTATGTTGGGCTCATTGCCGCAGATGACGAGCTGATGCAAGCCGTGCTTAAGGCTAACGCGGCCAAAAGCGCCTTTAGCGAATGCCTGCAGGCGATCAAGCAGCAGGCGCCGGCCTTGCTCAGCGAGAGCCGCTCGCGGCTGCCAGGACGTCACCCGCAGGTTGAAGCGGTGCTCGAACGTAACGGCCTTGCCCGCCTGCATTTGAAGCAGTGCTGGCGCCATCTGCCAGTGGCCGAAGCGCCGGTATCCCGCGTACGTTTTGCCTGGTACAGCAGCGGGCGCTCGATCAAGCGGCTAAGCGTACAGGAGGTGGAAAAAAAATTGCTCGCGCTGGATAGCGAGGCCGCGCACGTGCGCATCCAACTGCGCAAGCTGGCCGGCATTCCCAGTGCCGAGCCCTTGGCACAGGTGCAACCCCAAGCACCGCTGATGCGTGCCAACCTGTTTTTTACCGAACCTCTTGAAGACGGCCACACGCGGCGCGCGTTAAACGTTGCCATGCCGATTTTCATGCCCAGTGAAGATGGCCGCCTGCCGCACACCAACCTGCCGCCGCTCACACCTCCCGAAAAGCGCACACGCGCCAAACGCCGCGATGAGAAGCTCGAGAGCGAACCGTTTCTGCCAAGCCTGCGAGTCTACCGCTACCGCTAA
- a CDS encoding IS1380 family transposase, protein MFLTELDSRGPLAMGESLSPWTPSCNGSIRVELSGHRTTSDSGALLLREALDNSGMIDALDDHLVDHRDPDRVRHSLASQLRTLVLQRSMGWIDLSDTDTLRRDPLWQLACSDARGTTPLAQDRPSQATLSRLLTCLGRDDNIDTVHEGLLRLAVWRLTSLDGGERPEHLTLDIDGLPIDVHGHQGGSAFHGLYGARIYSPLVASLAETGDMVGGLLREGNAGPAENADTWIPHLVRRLNESTGAKVKVRIDAGFTDNDTLEALEDRDIEYLGRLRSHTGLQTLAAPHLKRPRGRPPEQPREWCHDLAYQAGTWPAPRRVVLVVQERPDDLLLHAFFLVTNLGKFNWPPEKVLALYRKRGSAEAHMGEVKSALDLHLSSTDRGVSTVQDVMARNEVNLLLTLCAYQVLHGLRCLLERQTRQGWSLKRMREQVLKVAATLTVHARRITVHLGDAADKWWPSLLKGLPRLTALT, encoded by the coding sequence ATGTTCCTAACCGAACTTGACTCAAGAGGACCACTCGCCATGGGTGAAAGCCTATCCCCCTGGACCCCGTCATGCAACGGGTCCATCCGCGTCGAGCTCAGCGGCCATCGCACCACCAGCGACAGCGGTGCTTTGCTGTTGCGTGAAGCCCTCGACAACAGCGGCATGATCGATGCGCTGGACGACCATCTGGTCGATCATCGCGACCCGGATCGCGTCCGCCACTCGTTAGCCAGCCAGCTGCGTACCCTGGTGCTGCAGCGTTCGATGGGCTGGATCGACCTCAGCGATACCGACACGCTCCGCCGTGACCCGCTCTGGCAGCTAGCCTGCAGTGATGCCCGCGGGACAACGCCGTTGGCTCAGGACCGGCCATCTCAAGCGACGCTGTCGCGGCTGCTGACGTGCCTGGGCCGCGACGACAATATCGATACCGTGCATGAGGGCCTGCTGCGGCTGGCGGTCTGGCGACTGACCTCGCTGGACGGCGGCGAACGCCCCGAGCATCTGACGCTGGACATCGACGGCTTGCCGATCGACGTCCACGGCCACCAGGGCGGTTCGGCGTTTCATGGACTTTACGGGGCCAGAATCTACTCGCCTTTGGTGGCCTCGCTGGCAGAGACCGGCGACATGGTGGGCGGTCTGCTGCGTGAAGGTAACGCCGGCCCAGCCGAGAATGCCGATACCTGGATCCCACATCTGGTGCGGCGACTCAACGAGAGCACCGGGGCCAAGGTCAAGGTACGCATCGACGCGGGTTTCACCGACAACGACACGCTTGAGGCGCTGGAAGATCGCGACATCGAGTATCTGGGCCGGTTGCGCAGTCATACGGGCCTGCAGACACTGGCAGCGCCACATCTGAAGCGGCCACGCGGCCGGCCCCCCGAGCAACCTCGGGAATGGTGCCATGACCTGGCGTACCAAGCCGGTACCTGGCCGGCGCCGCGGCGCGTGGTGCTGGTGGTACAAGAGCGGCCCGATGATCTGCTGCTGCATGCCTTCTTTTTGGTCACCAACCTCGGCAAGTTCAACTGGCCGCCGGAAAAGGTCCTGGCGCTTTATCGCAAGCGCGGCAGCGCCGAAGCCCACATGGGCGAGGTGAAGTCGGCGCTCGACCTGCATCTCTCCTCGACTGATCGCGGTGTCTCCACCGTCCAGGACGTCATGGCCCGCAACGAGGTAAACCTGCTGCTGACTCTCTGCGCTTATCAGGTGCTACACGGGCTGCGTTGCCTGTTGGAACGACAGACCCGGCAGGGCTGGAGCCTGAAGCGGATGCGCGAGCAGGTGCTTAAGGTGGCCGCCACGCTGACAGTGCACGCCCGGCGCATCACCGTGCACCTCGGCGATGCCGCCGATAAATGGTGGCCATCTTTACTGAAAGGGTTGCCGCGGCTGACGGCATTGACCTGA
- a CDS encoding IS5 family transposase (programmed frameshift) — translation MARLLLRDDQWRRIEPLLHGKASDRGVTAKDNRLFVEAILWIARTGAPWRDLPDAFGRWHTAYMRYNRWCKKGVWQQIFDTLADDPDLEQLMIDGSIVRVHQQGAAKKAQNAEAMGTSRGGLSTKIHAAVDALGNPVRLVLTPGQASEYGAAPALLDGFSPQAVLGDKGYDSTALRDLIQAVGAEPVIPPKKNRLAHIEVDWHCYKDRNLVERFFQKIKQFRRLATRYERLARNYQSLLCLVSAVIWLA, via the exons ATGGCTCGGCTACTCCTGCGTGATGATCAATGGCGTCGAATTGAGCCCCTCCTTCACGGCAAGGCCTCGGACCGCGGGGTGACAGCCAAGGACAATCGGCTATTCGTAGAAGCCATTCTCTGGATTGCCCGGACAGGCGCTCCTTGGCGCGATCTACCCGACGCCTTTGGTCGTTGGCATACTGCCTATATGCGCTATAACCGCTGGTGTAAGAAGGGGGTATGGCAGCAGATTTTCGACACGCTAGCCGATGATCCCGACCTGGAACAGCTGATGATCGATGGCAGTATTGTCAGGGTCCATCAACAGGGAGCGGCAAAAAAA GCTCAGAACGCGGAAGCCATGGGCACGTCTCGAGGGGGCTTGAGCACCAAGATCCATGCCGCGGTCGATGCGCTGGGTAACCCGGTACGGTTGGTTCTTACACCGGGCCAGGCATCGGAGTATGGTGCCGCTCCCGCGTTACTAGACGGTTTTTCCCCGCAAGCGGTGCTGGGCGACAAGGGATACGATTCCACTGCTTTGCGGGACCTTATTCAGGCCGTGGGTGCAGAGCCGGTGATTCCTCCGAAAAAGAATCGCTTGGCGCACATCGAAGTAGACTGGCACTGCTACAAAGATCGCAATCTGGTAGAGAGGTTCTTTCAGAAAATCAAGCAGTTCAGGCGATTGGCTACACGCTATGAGCGACTGGCAAGAAACTACCAGTCACTACTCTGTCTCGTGTCAGCGGTTATATGGCTGGCCTAA
- a CDS encoding histone-like nucleoid-structuring protein, MvaT/MvaU family, producing the protein MSLINEYIQKEQQLKQLQQELARLEDDQRLKSELEFKAKLESLMAEFEKRPADVIALLDPNQGSGKSATSTTGRRKRRLKIYKNPHTGDVIETRGGNHKELRGWKSEHGDETVESWLVRMED; encoded by the coding sequence ATGTCTTTGATTAACGAATATATTCAGAAAGAGCAACAGCTCAAACAACTGCAGCAAGAACTGGCGCGTCTTGAAGACGACCAACGCTTGAAAAGCGAGCTTGAGTTCAAGGCGAAACTTGAAAGCCTGATGGCTGAGTTTGAAAAACGTCCGGCTGACGTTATCGCACTGCTGGATCCTAACCAGGGAAGTGGCAAGTCGGCTACCAGCACAACCGGCCGCCGTAAGCGCCGCTTGAAAATCTATAAAAACCCGCATACCGGCGATGTCATTGAAACACGTGGCGGTAATCATAAAGAGCTGCGCGGCTGGAAAAGTGAACACGGCGATGAAACCGTCGAATCCTGGCTGGTTCGCATGGAAGACTAA
- the coaE gene encoding dephospho-CoA kinase (Dephospho-CoA kinase (CoaE) performs the final step in coenzyme A biosynthesis.) codes for MIIGLTGGIGSGKSTVARAFAALGAAWVDADDVAREIVAPGEPALEAISRRYGKAVLQQDGTLNRAALREIIFATPTEREWLESVTHPRVRERLLTHLERLQATPAAYVLLVSPLLFESGQDALVERCLVVDLPEALQRERTLARDNVSRDQVNAILAAQLSREKRLSHGCDVIDNSGDAAFMRQQVSALDARYRALAP; via the coding sequence ATGATTATCGGTTTGACCGGCGGCATCGGCTCGGGAAAATCCACCGTCGCCCGCGCGTTTGCCGCGCTGGGAGCGGCCTGGGTAGACGCCGATGACGTCGCCCGGGAGATTGTCGCCCCCGGCGAACCGGCGCTTGAGGCGATCAGCCGCCGCTACGGCAAGGCCGTGCTCCAGCAGGACGGCACGCTTAATCGTGCGGCGCTGCGTGAGATTATCTTTGCTACGCCGACCGAGCGCGAATGGCTGGAAAGCGTGACCCACCCGCGCGTCCGCGAACGCCTGTTGACCCACCTTGAACGCCTGCAGGCCACGCCCGCCGCGTACGTGCTGCTGGTCTCGCCGTTGCTGTTTGAAAGTGGACAGGACGCGCTGGTTGAGCGCTGCCTGGTGGTGGATCTTCCCGAAGCGCTACAGCGCGAGCGCACGCTTGCACGCGATAACGTCAGCCGCGATCAGGTCAACGCGATTCTGGCCGCGCAGCTATCGCGTGAAAAGCGCCTTTCCCACGGCTGCGATGTCATCGATAATAGCGGGGACGCGGCGTTCATGCGTCAACAGGTCAGCGCCCTTGATGCGCGCTACCGTGCGCTTGCCCCCTAA
- the yacG gene encoding DNA gyrase inhibitor YacG, with protein sequence MPPANPNDSAPRAPSELPCPQCRTRVVWSSENAYRPFCSRRCQLLDLGAWADESHRIGGESAMDEADIDAMLREADRDAPLS encoded by the coding sequence ATGCCCCCCGCCAACCCCAACGATAGCGCCCCGCGTGCCCCCAGCGAGCTCCCCTGCCCCCAGTGCCGCACCCGCGTTGTCTGGTCGTCAGAAAACGCCTACCGACCTTTTTGCAGTCGTCGCTGTCAGCTGCTGGACCTGGGCGCCTGGGCCGATGAATCACACCGTATCGGCGGCGAATCCGCCATGGACGAAGCCGATATCGACGCCATGCTGCGCGAGGCCGACCGCGACGCTCCGCTATCTTGA
- a CDS encoding pilin, translated as MKGFQRGFTLIELMIVVAIIGVLASIAVPQYQNYTARAQVAEGISLTVPLKAALAEFVALKGRMPTDAELKEEFKDLTDGMSGKYIAGVEPHGVFDSSYMGNSNPRSLFRLYFKNEGVNPDLQGKAMIMFGRFAGDGNSSGSIEWLCQSASASDASIPDKYFPSSCRTAKE; from the coding sequence ATGAAGGGATTTCAGCGCGGCTTTACGTTGATCGAGCTGATGATTGTGGTGGCGATTATCGGGGTGCTGGCCTCCATCGCGGTGCCGCAATACCAGAACTACACCGCCCGGGCGCAGGTGGCGGAAGGGATCAGCCTGACAGTGCCCCTGAAAGCGGCGCTTGCCGAGTTTGTCGCCCTGAAAGGGCGGATGCCAACAGATGCAGAGCTGAAGGAAGAGTTTAAGGACCTGACCGATGGCATGAGCGGTAAATATATTGCAGGGGTTGAACCGCACGGCGTTTTTGATAGTTCGTACATGGGCAATAGTAACCCGCGCAGCCTGTTCCGGCTGTATTTCAAGAATGAAGGCGTTAACCCTGATCTCCAGGGTAAAGCAATGATCATGTTTGGCCGCTTTGCGGGAGACGGCAACAGCTCCGGTTCCATTGAGTGGCTGTGCCAGTCTGCCTCGGCCAGTGATGCTTCCATTCCCGATAAATACTTTCCCAGCTCCTGCCGTACCGCGAAAGAATAA
- a CDS encoding pilin encodes MTVTKNRGFTLIELMIVVAIIGVLASIAIPQYQNYTARAQVSEALSVLIGVKARLAEEYAFEGTFDNISEDEKEKIEGLVTNTRYVNGEGIEIFPSGDNIAIGIAMRDDQDASVAKEVRGTRLRIEMYAAGGAVKWKCMPAKQKPMDKKYLPGSCRAEVNDDF; translated from the coding sequence ATGACTGTAACGAAAAACCGTGGTTTTACCCTGATCGAGCTGATGATTGTAGTGGCAATTATTGGGGTGCTGGCCTCTATCGCGATTCCGCAGTACCAGAATTATACTGCGCGGGCGCAGGTGTCTGAAGCACTGAGCGTCTTGATTGGCGTTAAGGCGAGGCTGGCGGAGGAATACGCGTTTGAGGGCACTTTCGACAATATATCGGAGGACGAAAAGGAAAAAATAGAAGGTCTTGTCACCAATACGCGCTATGTGAACGGCGAAGGCATCGAGATATTTCCCAGTGGCGATAACATTGCCATCGGTATAGCGATGCGTGATGACCAAGATGCGTCAGTTGCCAAAGAAGTGCGCGGTACACGGCTGCGTATCGAAATGTATGCCGCCGGCGGCGCGGTCAAGTGGAAATGCATGCCTGCCAAACAAAAGCCAATGGACAAAAAATACCTGCCAGGTAGCTGCCGCGCTGAAGTGAACGATGATTTTTAG
- a CDS encoding pilin has translation MHNTKTRAVRPLKQAGFTLIELMIVVAIIGVLASIAIPQYQNYTARAQASEALSITAGVRTDIAEQYSLKGEMPVKADLGLTDDDGNLEAMSGRYVDTVSYADSAISVTFKEDSAIGTKVMNIAPVDPVDNNGVSPGNGWTCAWNDTDTNESWLPSGCKEASST, from the coding sequence ATGCACAACACGAAAACGCGCGCAGTACGCCCGCTCAAGCAAGCCGGTTTTACCCTGATTGAGCTGATGATCGTCGTGGCGATTATCGGCGTTCTCGCCTCCATCGCGATTCCGCAGTACCAGAATTACACCGCCCGCGCCCAGGCCAGCGAAGCGCTGTCGATCACCGCGGGTGTGCGTACCGACATTGCCGAGCAGTACTCGCTCAAAGGTGAAATGCCAGTAAAAGCGGATCTCGGATTAACTGACGACGATGGTAACTTGGAGGCAATGTCTGGTCGCTATGTCGACACAGTCAGCTATGCTGACTCTGCTATTTCAGTAACGTTTAAAGAAGATTCTGCTATTGGGACAAAGGTCATGAACATCGCGCCGGTAGATCCGGTAGATAATAACGGCGTTAGCCCCGGCAACGGCTGGACCTGCGCTTGGAATGATACTGATACTAATGAAAGCTGGCTGCCTTCCGGCTGCAAGGAAGCATCTTCTACTTAA
- a CDS encoding type II secretion system F family protein: MAQSHRKRRTPAIQLYRFKWSGKSTSGRKLSGEMVSRSKTEVGTELKRHDIIIRRVRKTSSLHGRGRIKAQDIAVFARQMATMIRAGVPLLQALHIVTESIEKPVMVLLIQQMINEVSAGASFSDALRRHPRHFDQLFINLVEAGEQAGALDQMLERIATYKEKVEMLKGRVKKAMWYPAAVMSIGMGITMLLLIKVVPQFEDMFHSFGAELPAMTRMTLHLSELAQAYWLHAVGGLAAGIFLLRRAARRSPKLAYRLHFLLLRLPIVGDILKKSAVARFSRTLATTFAAGVPLVEALQTCSGATGNKVYQRAVMQARQDVATGQPLHFSMRMTNQFPSLVVQMISIGEESGALDAMLNRVADYYEEEVDNKVDALTSLMEPVIIVVLGVLVGGVVVSMYLPIINLGTAL; the protein is encoded by the coding sequence ATGGCGCAATCACATCGCAAGCGCCGCACGCCGGCCATTCAGCTGTACCGGTTCAAATGGAGCGGCAAGAGCACAAGCGGTCGCAAACTCAGCGGTGAGATGGTCAGCCGCAGCAAAACGGAAGTCGGCACCGAGCTTAAACGCCACGACATCATTATCCGGCGCGTGCGTAAAACAAGCAGCCTGCATGGCCGTGGGCGGATCAAGGCGCAGGATATCGCCGTTTTTGCACGTCAGATGGCCACCATGATTCGTGCCGGCGTACCGCTGCTTCAAGCGTTGCATATCGTGACGGAAAGCATTGAAAAGCCGGTGATGGTGCTGTTGATTCAGCAAATGATCAACGAGGTGTCGGCCGGGGCCAGCTTTTCCGATGCGCTGCGCCGCCACCCCAGGCATTTCGATCAGCTATTCATCAACCTCGTCGAGGCCGGCGAGCAGGCCGGCGCGCTCGATCAGATGCTGGAACGCATTGCCACCTACAAGGAAAAGGTGGAAATGCTCAAGGGGCGCGTCAAAAAAGCCATGTGGTACCCTGCCGCCGTCATGTCCATAGGCATGGGAATCACCATGCTGCTGCTGATTAAGGTAGTGCCGCAGTTTGAAGACATGTTTCATAGCTTTGGTGCCGAACTGCCGGCCATGACCCGGATGACCCTGCACCTTTCGGAGCTAGCGCAGGCCTACTGGCTGCACGCGGTTGGTGGGCTTGCCGCCGGCATCTTTTTGTTACGCCGGGCCGCCCGTCGTTCGCCAAAGCTGGCCTACCGCCTGCATTTTTTGCTGCTGCGCTTGCCCATCGTGGGCGATATTTTAAAAAAGTCCGCCGTAGCGCGTTTTTCCCGCACGCTCGCCACCACCTTTGCCGCGGGTGTACCGCTCGTTGAGGCGCTTCAAACCTGTTCCGGCGCTACGGGCAACAAGGTGTATCAACGCGCTGTCATGCAGGCGCGCCAGGATGTGGCAACCGGCCAACCGCTGCATTTCTCCATGCGCATGACCAATCAGTTTCCTTCTCTTGTCGTGCAGATGATCAGCATTGGCGAAGAGTCCGGCGCGCTAGATGCCATGCTCAATCGCGTAGCGGACTACTACGAAGAAGAAGTCGATAACAAGGTTGATGCGCTGACCTCGCTAATGGAGCCGGTCATCATTGTAGTGCTGGGTGTGCTCGTTGGCGGCGTGGTGGTTTCCATGTATCTTCCCATCATCAATCTGGGTACGGCGCTATAA
- the pilB gene encoding type IV-A pilus assembly ATPase PilB — MSQSSFESTLSHAAARGGLRGIAERLVNHGLLTQAQIATAEAAAEEQEIPLLRHVVECGLVDPAEATVAAAWEYGLPVIDLDAVRISALPPAENYPVKVLRNLGVLPLARHNHRLTVAVPYPATLTQLDELQFATGLSVEGVLAPIDKLENALNHYLAQNERSMLEELDSVDDAVSSLGVVQGAEGEEVPLDETPRESDDAPVVKFVNKILLDAIRRGASDIHFEPYETQYRIRFRVDGMLTEIARPPFAMRNRIAARLKIMARLDISERRLPQDGALKLRLSRTRSLDFRVNSLPTVYGEKIVLRLLDPSAAQMGIDQLGFTDDQRTFYEQALAQPQGMILVTGPTGSGKTVSLYTGINILNQIERNICTAEDPVEIKVPGVNQVNVLPRIGLDFASALRAFLRQDPDVVMVGEIRDLETAEISIKAAQTGHLVLSTVHTNSAAETLTRLSNMGVSPFNIASAVSLIIAQRLVRVLCKHCKEPADIPDQALRREGFNDADITRSTIYQPVGCKQCTQGYKGRIGIYEVVPVTEAMRQLIMHEAHALDIDRLAREEGYANLHHSGLIKVMQGVTSLEEVNRVTRE, encoded by the coding sequence ATGAGCCAATCTTCTTTTGAGTCAACGCTGAGTCACGCAGCAGCGCGCGGCGGGCTACGCGGTATTGCCGAACGCCTGGTCAACCACGGCCTGTTGACCCAGGCTCAGATCGCCACAGCCGAGGCCGCCGCCGAGGAGCAGGAAATTCCGCTGCTGCGCCACGTGGTGGAGTGCGGCCTGGTTGACCCTGCGGAGGCAACGGTCGCCGCGGCCTGGGAGTATGGGCTGCCCGTGATTGACCTTGACGCGGTGCGTATCAGCGCACTGCCGCCGGCCGAGAACTATCCGGTCAAGGTGCTGAGAAATCTCGGCGTGTTGCCGCTGGCGCGACACAACCACCGCCTGACAGTGGCCGTCCCCTACCCGGCCACGTTAACGCAGCTGGACGAGCTGCAGTTTGCGACCGGATTAAGCGTTGAGGGCGTGCTGGCCCCGATTGACAAGCTGGAAAACGCCCTGAACCATTATCTGGCGCAGAACGAGCGCAGCATGCTTGAAGAGCTCGACAGCGTTGACGACGCGGTCTCCTCACTTGGCGTGGTGCAGGGTGCTGAAGGCGAAGAAGTTCCCCTGGACGAAACGCCTCGGGAAAGCGACGATGCACCGGTCGTCAAATTTGTTAACAAAATATTACTCGATGCAATTCGTCGGGGTGCTTCCGACATCCACTTTGAGCCTTACGAAACCCAGTACCGCATTCGCTTTCGCGTTGACGGCATGCTGACCGAGATTGCCCGCCCGCCGTTTGCCATGCGCAATCGCATCGCCGCCCGCTTGAAAATCATGGCACGGCTGGATATTTCCGAACGCCGCCTGCCACAGGATGGCGCGCTGAAACTCAGGCTTTCACGTACCCGGTCGCTGGATTTTCGCGTTAACTCTCTACCCACGGTATACGGTGAGAAAATCGTATTACGTCTGCTGGATCCAAGCGCTGCTCAAATGGGTATTGACCAGCTGGGCTTTACGGATGATCAGCGCACGTTTTACGAGCAGGCACTGGCCCAGCCCCAGGGCATGATCCTGGTCACGGGGCCGACCGGCAGTGGTAAAACCGTGTCTCTGTATACCGGCATTAATATACTCAACCAGATTGAGCGCAACATTTGCACCGCTGAAGACCCGGTGGAAATCAAAGTGCCGGGGGTCAATCAGGTCAACGTGCTACCCCGGATTGGGCTGGATTTTGCCAGCGCCCTGCGCGCATTTTTACGCCAGGACCCCGACGTAGTGATGGTCGGCGAAATTCGTGACCTGGAAACAGCTGAAATTTCTATTAAAGCCGCACAAACGGGTCACCTGGTGCTATCCACGGTACATACCAACTCGGCGGCAGAAACGCTCACGCGTCTTTCCAACATGGGCGTCTCGCCGTTCAATATAGCCAGTGCCGTCAGTCTGATCATCGCCCAGCGGCTGGTCAGGGTGCTGTGCAAGCACTGCAAGGAACCGGCTGATATTCCGGATCAGGCGCTCCGCCGCGAAGGGTTCAACGATGCGGATATTACGCGCTCGACCATCTATCAGCCTGTGGGCTGCAAACAGTGTACCCAGGGATATAAAGGGCGTATCGGCATTTACGAAGTGGTTCCCGTGACCGAAGCGATGCGCCAGCTCATCATGCACGAAGCGCACGCGCTGGATATTGACCGGCTCGCACGCGAAGAGGGCTACGCCAACCTGCACCATAGCGGCCTGATAAAAGTGATGCAGGGCGTCACCAGCCTTGAGGAAGTCAACCGGGTCACCAGGGAATAA
- a CDS encoding prepilin peptidase, whose product MSPLLLSVWLFVLLLGLCLGSFLNVVITRLPVMLMREWRTEARTALELPVESQSRFNLAVPQSLCPVCEAPIRWHDNIPLIGWLKRRGRCADCHTRISVQYPLIELAGGILSITVFALFGLGWESGFILAACLMLLALAVIDFRTQLLPDIITLPLLWAGLLYQLLFQPLMLPSAVIGAMAGYLVLWGFYWLFKLITGKEGMGYGDFKLLAALGAWLGWSFLPLMLVLSAGFGAMVGLALQANPARRGMPMPFGPFLAMAGWAALLVGDELMAAYLALVI is encoded by the coding sequence ATGTCACCGCTTTTACTTTCTGTCTGGCTATTTGTGCTCTTGCTGGGGCTCTGCCTGGGCAGCTTTCTCAACGTGGTCATTACCCGCTTGCCGGTGATGCTGATGCGCGAGTGGCGCACTGAAGCGCGCACCGCGCTTGAGCTGCCCGTCGAATCGCAGTCGCGCTTTAACCTGGCCGTTCCCCAATCACTGTGTCCAGTCTGTGAAGCTCCTATTCGCTGGCACGATAATATTCCTCTTATTGGCTGGTTAAAGCGACGTGGCCGCTGCGCAGACTGTCATACTCGTATTAGTGTGCAGTATCCGCTGATCGAACTTGCCGGCGGTATATTAAGCATTACCGTCTTTGCCCTGTTCGGCCTTGGCTGGGAATCAGGCTTTATCCTCGCGGCATGCCTTATGCTGCTGGCGCTGGCGGTGATTGATTTTCGCACCCAGCTGTTGCCCGACATTATTACGCTACCGCTGCTGTGGGCAGGCCTTTTATATCAGCTGTTGTTCCAGCCGCTAATGCTGCCCTCCGCGGTCATCGGCGCCATGGCGGGATATCTGGTGCTCTGGGGCTTTTATTGGCTGTTCAAACTGATTACCGGCAAGGAGGGTATGGGCTACGGCGACTTTAAACTGCTGGCCGCACTCGGCGCTTGGCTGGGCTGGAGTTTTTTACCGCTGATGCTGGTGCTTTCGGCCGGGTTTGGTGCCATGGTCGGGCTGGCTCTTCAGGCCAACCCGGCACGTCGAGGCATGCCCATGCCCTTTGGCCCGTTCCTGGCCATGGCGGGCTGGGCGGCACTGCTCGTTGGCGATGAGCTGATGGCCGCCTACTTGGCGCTGGTTATCTGA